The following coding sequences are from one Roseburia hominis A2-183 window:
- a CDS encoding virulence-associated E family protein produces MLESTEKGSVRNSIRNCLTVFQNDPLLSGAIAKNLLTERVDIVKPIGYHRIGTAITDTDMNYLLLYLEETYGLTSEKKITAAIGIVANENGYHPVRDYLNGLSWDGQERIRYCLRHFLGADTDQYTYEALRLFLLGAIHRAFCPGCKFEVMLCLVGGQGAGKSTFFRLLAVKDEWFSDDLRKLDDDNVYRKLQGHWIIEMSEMIATANAKSIEEIKSFLSRQKEVYKIPYETHPEDRLRQCVFGGTSNALDFLPLDRSGNRRFLPVMVYPEQAEVHILEDEAASRAYLAQVWAEAMTVYRSGDFKLSFSPEMVRYLKEHQRDFMPEDTKAGMIQAYLDRYTGGMVCSKQLFKEALNHPFDEPKQWEIREVNDIMNHCVTGWNYFSNPRVFPEYGRQKGWERETKATDISNGAEKIPEGFEEVTEQMELPF; encoded by the coding sequence ATGCTGGAAAGCACCGAGAAAGGCAGCGTCCGCAACAGTATCCGCAACTGCCTGACCGTCTTTCAGAATGACCCGCTGCTTTCCGGGGCAATCGCAAAAAATCTGCTGACCGAGCGAGTGGACATTGTAAAGCCCATCGGCTACCACCGCATCGGCACCGCCATCACGGACACGGATATGAACTATCTGCTCCTGTATCTGGAAGAAACCTATGGGCTTACCAGTGAGAAAAAGATTACCGCCGCCATCGGGATTGTTGCCAATGAAAACGGCTACCACCCCGTCCGGGACTACCTGAACGGCCTTTCATGGGATGGGCAGGAGCGTATCCGCTATTGCCTGCGCCACTTTCTGGGAGCCGACACCGACCAGTACACCTATGAAGCCCTGCGGCTGTTCCTGCTGGGAGCCATCCACCGGGCATTTTGCCCCGGCTGTAAATTTGAAGTCATGCTCTGTCTGGTGGGCGGTCAGGGAGCCGGGAAATCCACCTTTTTCCGGCTGCTGGCAGTAAAAGACGAGTGGTTTTCCGATGATTTGCGGAAGCTGGATGATGATAACGTGTACCGCAAGCTGCAAGGCCACTGGATTATCGAGATGTCGGAGATGATTGCCACCGCCAATGCCAAGAGCATTGAGGAAATCAAGTCATTTTTAAGCCGACAGAAGGAGGTCTATAAAATCCCATACGAAACCCACCCGGAGGACAGGCTGCGGCAATGTGTGTTCGGCGGCACTTCCAATGCCCTTGACTTCCTGCCCCTTGACCGTTCCGGCAACCGGCGCTTCCTGCCGGTCATGGTGTACCCGGAACAGGCCGAGGTTCACATTTTGGAGGACGAAGCCGCTTCCAGAGCCTATCTTGCACAGGTCTGGGCAGAAGCCATGACGGTTTACCGCAGCGGGGATTTTAAGCTGTCTTTCAGCCCGGAAATGGTGCGCTATCTCAAAGAACACCAGCGGGATTTCATGCCGGAGGACACCAAGGCCGGGATGATACAGGCATACCTTGACCGCTATACCGGCGGCATGGTGTGTTCCAAGCAGCTTTTCAAGGAAGCCCTGAACCACCCCTTTGACGAGCCGAAGCAATGGGAAATCCGGGAAGTCAACGACATCATGAACCATTGCGTGACGGGCTGGAATTACTTTTCCAACCCCCGTGTGTTCCCGGAATACGGCAGGCAAAAGGGCTGGGAGCGTGAAACGAAAGCAACGGACATCAGCAACGGAGCTGAAAAAATCCCGGAAGGATTTGAGGAAGTCACGGAACAGATGGAGCTTCCCTTCTGA
- a CDS encoding CHC2 zinc finger domain-containing protein → MNVFKAVKQSVTTRQAAEHFGIRVGRNGMCVCPFHADKNPSMKVDRRFHCFGCQADGDVIDFVSRLEAVSPKEAALMLAQEFSIPYEDREPPGRRKPKPRQETPEQRFCRMERYCFRVLSDYYHLLRRWKRDYAPKMPEEAWHPLFVEALQKQSHVEYLLDVLLSPDMEERAVLIVDYGKEVSNLERRMAELAAQDTAGRRTDHTRSSPAPEH, encoded by the coding sequence TTGAATGTATTTAAAGCTGTCAAGCAGTCTGTTACCACCCGGCAGGCTGCGGAGCATTTTGGAATCCGGGTGGGACGAAACGGGATGTGTGTCTGCCCCTTCCATGCTGATAAAAACCCCAGCATGAAGGTTGACCGGCGCTTTCACTGTTTCGGCTGTCAGGCAGACGGGGATGTGATTGACTTTGTTTCCCGTCTGGAAGCTGTCAGTCCGAAGGAAGCCGCCCTCATGCTGGCGCAGGAGTTCTCCATCCCCTATGAGGACAGGGAACCACCCGGCAGGAGAAAACCCAAACCCCGGCAGGAAACCCCGGAACAGCGGTTTTGCCGCATGGAGCGTTACTGCTTCCGGGTGCTGTCCGATTATTACCATCTTCTGCGCCGCTGGAAACGGGACTATGCCCCTAAGATGCCGGAAGAAGCATGGCACCCGCTTTTTGTGGAAGCCTTGCAGAAGCAATCCCATGTGGAATATCTGCTGGATGTGCTGCTCTCCCCGGATATGGAGGAACGGGCAGTCCTTATCGTTGACTATGGAAAGGAAGTGAGCAATCTTGAAAGACGAATGGCAGAGCTTGCCGCCCAAGATACGGCAGGCCGCAGAACAGACCATACAAGAAGCAGCCCCGCCCCGGAGCATTGA
- the mobQ gene encoding MobQ family relaxase, which yields MPCPHHDIKIIQRSNHQSAVASAAYQSGERLFSEYDQKQKYYSHKSEIVHTEIMLPPHAPPAYADRNTLWNAAEAIEKQWNSQLARRIVLAIPREIPPEQHADLIRDYCREFFVSKGMIADFAIHDKGNGNPHAHILLTMRAMDENGKWLPKSRKVYDLDENGERIRLPSGSWKSHKEDTVDWNDQKYGEIWRQGWAATANRYLEANGRPERLDLRSYERQGLDKIPTVHMGPAVSQMEKRGIQTNIGNLNRDIKAANSLMQSIRQMVRHLKGWIADLKEKKAALLEALQESKEPTLPELLGKYLDLRREERTGWTSKGQLTGSVADFNKVMEAIRYLREKELSTVQSLDAYLDTVSGQAVSIRAEMKPKEQRMKEINTLLSHIANFEAHKPVHVEYAAIRFKKPREQFAAAHRDELDAYNAAIRYFKVHLKEKKYSIKKLNEEQTQLAGEVAGYKERLSALQEDVKILRDVRHWLNQVLPSEQYRQTAEPGKKPSIQQAVKGRTQRIREEQAEKRKQPRTEKKQDMEL from the coding sequence ATGCCCTGTCCACACCATGATATAAAAATAATCCAGCGCAGCAACCACCAGTCAGCCGTTGCGTCTGCCGCCTACCAGAGTGGGGAACGGCTGTTTTCCGAGTACGACCAGAAGCAGAAATACTATTCCCATAAAAGCGAGATTGTCCATACAGAAATCATGCTGCCGCCCCACGCCCCACCAGCGTATGCAGACCGCAATACTTTGTGGAACGCCGCCGAAGCTATCGAGAAGCAATGGAACTCCCAGCTTGCCCGGAGAATCGTGCTTGCCATACCGAGGGAAATCCCCCCGGAACAGCACGCCGACCTTATCCGGGACTACTGCCGGGAGTTTTTTGTTTCTAAAGGCATGATTGCCGATTTTGCCATCCACGACAAAGGGAATGGGAATCCCCACGCCCACATCCTGCTGACCATGCGGGCAATGGACGAAAACGGGAAATGGCTTCCCAAGAGCCGGAAGGTTTATGACCTTGACGAGAACGGCGAGCGTATCCGGCTCCCGTCCGGGAGCTGGAAAAGCCACAAGGAGGATACCGTGGACTGGAACGACCAGAAGTACGGAGAGATCTGGCGGCAGGGCTGGGCGGCTACCGCTAACCGCTATCTGGAAGCCAACGGACGCCCGGAGCGCCTTGACCTTCGTTCCTATGAACGGCAGGGGCTTGATAAAATCCCCACCGTCCATATGGGGCCAGCAGTCAGCCAGATGGAGAAACGAGGGATACAGACCAACATCGGCAACTTGAACCGGGACATCAAAGCCGCCAATTCCCTTATGCAATCTATCCGGCAGATGGTACGCCACCTGAAAGGCTGGATTGCAGACCTGAAGGAGAAAAAAGCCGCCCTGCTGGAAGCCTTGCAGGAATCGAAGGAACCCACCCTGCCGGAGCTGCTGGGGAAATATCTGGATTTGCGCCGGGAGGAACGTACAGGCTGGACAAGCAAAGGCCAGCTTACAGGCAGCGTTGCCGATTTCAACAAGGTTATGGAAGCTATCCGCTATCTGCGGGAAAAGGAGCTGTCCACTGTGCAGAGTTTGGACGCTTATCTGGATACCGTCAGCGGGCAGGCCGTTTCCATCCGGGCAGAGATGAAGCCGAAAGAACAGCGTATGAAAGAAATCAACACCCTGCTTTCCCATATCGCCAACTTTGAAGCCCATAAGCCGGTTCATGTGGAGTATGCTGCCATCCGGTTTAAGAAGCCACGGGAACAGTTTGCCGCCGCCCATCGGGACGAGCTGGACGCCTATAATGCCGCTATCCGTTATTTCAAGGTGCATTTGAAGGAGAAGAAGTACAGCATTAAAAAGCTGAATGAGGAACAGACACAGCTTGCCGGAGAAGTTGCCGGATATAAGGAACGGTTGTCCGCATTACAGGAGGATGTGAAGATTCTCCGGGATGTGCGTCACTGGCTCAATCAGGTTCTTCCGTCTGAACAGTACCGCCAGACCGCCGAGCCGGGAAAGAAACCGTCCATCCAGCAGGCAGTCAAAGGCCGGACGCAGCGTATCCGGGAAGAACAGGCCGAGAAACGGAAGCAGCCCCGCACAGAGAAAAAACAGGATATGGAACTTTAA
- a CDS encoding SdpI family protein: MYGLIALNFIIPFVMVFVGYILKKHPVKDMTSGNGYNTPTSRKSQEHWDYAQSIAPNIFIGIGKTLGLVEIVLCISLLLLNISTQTTVFAGVVVGIIFLIFGFYKTETGITSKFANKNF; this comes from the coding sequence ATGTATGGATTGATTGCTTTGAATTTCATCATACCCTTTGTTATGGTTTTTGTAGGATATATCTTAAAGAAGCACCCGGTAAAAGATATGACATCCGGTAACGGATACAATACGCCTACATCTCGGAAGTCACAAGAGCATTGGGATTATGCACAAAGCATAGCACCTAATATTTTTATTGGTATTGGCAAAACATTAGGTTTGGTAGAAATCGTTTTGTGTATATCCTTACTTCTTCTTAATATTTCTACACAGACTACCGTATTTGCAGGAGTAGTTGTTGGAATTATTTTTCTGATTTTTGGATTTTATAAAACAGAAACTGGAATTACAAGTAAATTTGCGAACAAAAACTTTTAA
- a CDS encoding DUF3847 domain-containing protein, producing MINEKLEKLNQEIAKGEARLRRAQHEEKILEHQVKQLTRKERTHRLCTRGAMLESFLLRPEVLTDEDVMDILKQAFSQSGMKEIVAESVKGRVAGESLTE from the coding sequence ATGATAAATGAGAAGCTGGAAAAGCTGAATCAGGAGATTGCCAAAGGCGAAGCCAGACTGCGGCGGGCGCAGCATGAAGAAAAAATACTGGAACACCAGGTGAAGCAGCTTACCCGGAAGGAACGGACGCACCGGCTCTGTACCAGAGGAGCTATGCTGGAAAGTTTCCTTTTAAGGCCGGAAGTGCTGACAGACGAGGATGTGATGGACATTCTGAAACAGGCATTTTCTCAAAGTGGCATGAAGGAAATAGTTGCAGAAAGCGTGAAAGGGCGGGTAGCCGGGGAATCCCTTACGGAGTAA
- a CDS encoding helix-turn-helix domain-containing protein encodes MKTRISVQERLKDLRVERGLNLEELAQETGISKSALGSYENDNDEYKEINHGSLLKLADFYQVSVDYLLGLTNNRRYENTPIEELHLSDEVVELLKSERFNNRLLCEIISHEKFKELLADAEIYVDGIATMHFHDTNSSLAALRAMVLEEHPEAAADRAIKVLEACQIEEEDFFCHVTHKTWDVILHDIRKAHENDSESAPDTTPADELIREVQKAMQSPGDRVQQFTEIFCKAFRLKYKRLSQEERSLLKKLFKKSPLIKQSGMNFRRRPWK; translated from the coding sequence ATGAAAACCCGCATTTCCGTACAGGAACGCCTGAAAGATTTACGGGTGGAACGGGGCTTGAATCTGGAAGAACTGGCACAGGAAACCGGCATTTCAAAATCAGCCCTCGGCAGTTATGAAAACGACAACGACGAATACAAGGAAATTAACCACGGCAGCCTGTTGAAGCTGGCAGACTTCTATCAGGTGTCGGTTGACTATCTGCTCGGCCTTACCAATAATCGGAGATATGAAAACACCCCGATAGAAGAATTACATTTGAGTGATGAAGTCGTGGAACTGCTGAAAAGTGAACGCTTCAATAACCGGCTGCTGTGTGAGATTATCTCCCATGAAAAATTTAAGGAATTGCTGGCAGACGCAGAAATCTATGTGGACGGGATAGCAACCATGCACTTCCATGACACAAACAGCTCACTGGCTGCTTTACGGGCTATGGTACTGGAAGAACACCCCGAAGCTGCGGCAGACCGGGCAATCAAAGTGTTGGAAGCCTGTCAGATAGAGGAAGAAGATTTTTTCTGCCATGTGACGCACAAAACATGGGACGTCATTCTCCATGATATACGCAAGGCGCACGAAAATGACAGCGAAAGTGCGCCGGATACCACGCCTGCCGATGAACTTATACGGGAAGTACAAAAGGCCATGCAATCTCCGGGGGACAGGGTTCAGCAATTCACGGAGATATTCTGCAAGGCGTTCCGGCTCAAATACAAGCGGCTCTCACAAGAGGAACGAAGCCTTTTGAAAAAGCTGTTCAAGAAATCCCCGCTGATAAAACAGTCTGGTATGAACTTCCGGCGCAGGCCGTGGAAATAA
- a CDS encoding helix-turn-helix domain-containing protein, with protein sequence MHISYQPLWNTLKERGMRKEDLRLAAGLTTNMIANMGKGKNISMETLVRICEALNCGIMNVIKLEQDNI encoded by the coding sequence ATGCACATTAGTTATCAGCCACTATGGAACACACTGAAAGAGCGTGGCATGAGGAAAGAGGATTTGCGGCTTGCCGCCGGTCTTACCACAAATATGATTGCCAACATGGGCAAGGGAAAGAATATCAGCATGGAAACGCTGGTTCGCATTTGTGAAGCCTTGAATTGTGGTATTATGAATGTGATTAAATTAGAACAGGACAATATCTAA
- a CDS encoding Maff2 family mobile element protein yields the protein MAFFTSAVTGLKTVVTAIGAGVAVWGVINLLEGYGNDNPGAKSQGVKQLMAN from the coding sequence ATGGCATTTTTTACATCAGCAGTAACAGGATTAAAGACCGTTGTAACCGCAATCGGAGCAGGCGTGGCAGTATGGGGCGTTATCAATCTTCTTGAGGGATACGGAAATGATAACCCAGGGGCAAAATCACAAGGGGTCAAGCAGCTCATGGCTAATTAG
- a CDS encoding transposon-encoded TnpW family protein, with amino-acid sequence MQVADAATASRAPENTPAMVKKIGKTTYKVHVHFSNTSTETMSDKIKRMLKNEIQQM; translated from the coding sequence ATGCAGGTGGCAGACGCCGCTACTGCGTCCAGAGCGCCGGAAAACACGCCGGCGATGGTAAAGAAAATCGGCAAGACGACCTACAAGGTTCATGTCCATTTCAGCAATACCAGCACAGAAACCATGAGCGATAAAATCAAGCGTATGCTCAAAAATGAAATTCAGCAGATGTGA
- a CDS encoding ATP-binding protein — MMEITAEIRALIDKAAAGMELAGDEYIDPADGLIHCKKCGGQRQTVVPCFGKPGYFMPRCICQCQREAEEQRKAAEERQRRMERIKRRKAQGLQDRYLYDYTFANDNGQNPLMDKARAYVENWKEAYRNNTGLLLFGDVGTGKSFFAGCIANALLDRDVPVLMTNFPTILNRLTGMFSEDRADFIASFDEYDLLIIDDLGVERSTEYAMEQMFFVIDSRYRSRRPMIITTNLKLSELKNPPDLAHARIYDRILERCAPILFDGKNFREENAGATRQAAKDIVNSKQD, encoded by the coding sequence ATGATGGAGATTACCGCAGAAATCCGGGCGCTGATCGACAAGGCAGCCGCCGGTATGGAACTGGCCGGGGACGAGTACATAGACCCGGCAGACGGCCTCATTCACTGTAAAAAGTGCGGCGGCCAGAGGCAGACCGTTGTGCCATGCTTTGGGAAACCCGGCTACTTCATGCCCCGCTGTATCTGCCAGTGTCAGCGGGAGGCCGAGGAACAGCGCAAGGCCGCCGAGGAACGGCAGCGCCGCATGGAGCGCATCAAGCGCCGGAAGGCCCAGGGCCTGCAAGACCGCTATCTGTACGACTACACCTTTGCCAACGACAACGGCCAAAATCCTCTGATGGACAAGGCCCGCGCCTACGTGGAGAACTGGAAGGAGGCATACAGGAACAACACCGGCCTGCTTCTGTTTGGGGATGTGGGAACTGGCAAGTCCTTTTTCGCCGGTTGTATCGCCAATGCCCTGCTTGACCGGGATGTGCCGGTGCTGATGACGAACTTTCCCACCATCCTGAACCGTCTGACGGGAATGTTTTCCGAGGACAGGGCCGACTTTATCGCCAGCTTTGACGAGTACGACCTGCTTATCATTGACGATTTGGGTGTGGAGCGCAGTACCGAGTATGCGATGGAGCAGATGTTTTTCGTCATCGACAGCCGCTACCGCAGCCGCAGGCCCATGATTATCACAACAAACTTGAAACTGTCCGAGCTGAAAAACCCGCCTGATCTGGCCCACGCCCGTATCTATGACCGTATTCTGGAACGGTGTGCGCCGATTCTTTTTGACGGGAAGAATTTCAGGGAAGAAAATGCCGGTGCTACCCGACAGGCAGCAAAAGACATTGTAAACAGTAAGCAAGACTGA
- a CDS encoding phage replisome organizer N-terminal domain-containing protein — translation MSDNRKYYYLKLKENYFDDDSIVLLESMQDGVLYSNILLKLYLKSLKHGGRLQLDEDIPYTAQMIATITRQQIGTVERALQIFLKLGLVEVLDSGTFYMSNIELLIGQSSTEAERKRAARLQNKALSAPRTNGGHLSDIRPPEIEIELEKEIEIKREIEKGRSARAYGRYQNVFLTDEELADLQASFPTVWGQYIEKLSEYMASTGKRYQSHAATIRRWAGEDAKKAAPPTRNRDYSVKEDETV, via the coding sequence ATGTCAGACAACCGAAAATATTATTACCTGAAACTCAAAGAAAACTATTTTGACGATGATTCCATCGTGCTGCTGGAAAGTATGCAGGATGGTGTGCTGTATTCCAACATTCTGCTCAAGCTGTATCTGAAATCGCTGAAACATGGCGGACGGCTTCAACTTGACGAGGACATTCCTTACACGGCGCAGATGATCGCCACCATTACCCGCCAGCAGATCGGCACTGTGGAGAGAGCCTTGCAGATCTTTTTGAAGCTGGGTCTTGTGGAGGTGCTGGACAGCGGCACATTCTACATGAGCAACATCGAACTTTTAATCGGCCAGTCCTCTACCGAGGCCGAGCGAAAGCGTGCGGCGAGGCTCCAAAACAAGGCTCTTTCCGCGCCCCGGACAAACGGCGGACATTTGTCCGACATTCGTCCACCAGAGATAGAGATAGAGTTAGAGAAAGAGATAGAGATAAAGAGAGAGATAGAGAAGGGACGCTCCGCCCGCGCCTATGGCCGTTACCAGAATGTTTTCCTGACGGACGAGGAACTGGCAGACTTGCAGGCCAGTTTTCCCACTGTATGGGGCCAGTACATCGAAAAGCTGTCCGAATACATGGCCTCTACCGGTAAGCGGTATCAGAGCCATGCCGCCACCATCCGGCGCTGGGCCGGTGAGGACGCGAAAAAGGCGGCCCCGCCCACCCGCAACCGTGATTACAGCGTAAAGGAGGATGAAACCGTATGA
- a CDS encoding cysteine-rich VLP domain-containing protein, with amino-acid sequence MKNNKSEPIPVMDYRQYRRVRRLVHECCNYIDGNCIALDDGEKCVCVQSISYSLLCRWFRAAVLPQDKELETALFHRLNAKKCSVCGALFTPGSNRAKYCPECAARMKRINAAKRKRKQREKCHALGAEKPL; translated from the coding sequence ATGAAGAACAATAAGTCTGAACCTATCCCAGTCATGGATTACCGCCAGTACCGCAGAGTGCGGAGGCTGGTGCATGAGTGCTGTAACTACATCGACGGAAACTGTATCGCCCTGGACGATGGGGAGAAATGTGTCTGTGTCCAGTCCATTTCCTATTCCCTGTTGTGCAGGTGGTTTCGGGCGGCGGTATTGCCGCAGGATAAGGAACTGGAAACGGCGCTGTTCCACCGGCTGAATGCTAAGAAATGCTCCGTATGTGGGGCGCTGTTTACCCCCGGTTCCAACCGAGCCAAATACTGCCCGGAATGTGCCGCACGCATGAAGCGGATCAATGCCGCAAAGCGCAAGCGGAAACAACGGGAGAAATGTCACGCTTTAGGGGCTGAAAAACCTTTGTAA
- a CDS encoding type II toxin-antitoxin system RelB/DinJ family antitoxin: MAGNTTNISIRMDADLKAQADALFTELGMNLTTAFNIFVRQSLREGGIPFEVRLEQPNKETIAAMLEAERIAKDPSVKGYNDLDELFADLKK, translated from the coding sequence ATGGCTGGAAATACCACAAACATCAGTATCCGCATGGACGCAGATTTGAAAGCGCAGGCGGACGCACTGTTTACTGAGCTTGGCATGAACCTGACTACGGCGTTTAACATCTTTGTGCGCCAGTCGCTTCGTGAAGGCGGCATTCCCTTTGAAGTAAGGCTGGAACAGCCGAACAAGGAAACGATTGCTGCCATGCTGGAAGCGGAAAGGATTGCAAAAGACCCGTCTGTAAAGGGATACAATGACCTTGACGAGTTGTTTGCCGACCTGAAAAAATGA
- a CDS encoding type II toxin-antitoxin system YafQ family toxin produces MRKTKYTVKYTTAFKKDYKRAIKRGLKIELLEQVVALLSMGEPLPDKNRDHDLSGDWAGHRECHILPDWLLVYRIEEDVLVLTLARTGTHSDLFGK; encoded by the coding sequence ATGAGGAAAACAAAGTACACCGTCAAGTACACGACCGCTTTCAAAAAGGACTACAAGCGGGCAATCAAGCGCGGCCTGAAAATCGAATTGCTGGAACAGGTCGTGGCGCTGCTGTCGATGGGCGAACCGCTGCCGGATAAAAACCGCGATCACGATTTGTCCGGCGATTGGGCAGGCCATCGAGAATGTCATATTCTCCCGGACTGGCTGCTTGTCTACCGCATAGAAGAGGATGTTCTGGTGCTGACGCTGGCCCGCACCGGCACACACAGCGACTTGTTCGGCAAATAA
- the mobQ gene encoding MobQ family relaxase, which produces MFPIDFCHIPVSIIKRSAGRSAVAAAAYRSGTKLTNEWDGMTHDYTRKGGIVHAEIILPAHAPPEFADRSILWNSVEQIEKARDSQLAREIEAALPRELSGEQQLALVRAYVKDNFVDKGMCADFAIHDKGTGNPHVHIMLTVRPLKENGAWGAKCRKAYDLDENGQRIPDGKGGWKNHREDTTDWNDKGNVEIWRAAWAACTNRALESAGRPERIDHRSYRRQGIDKIPSVHLGPAASQMEKRGIRTDKGEVNRQIAADNKLLKEIKARITRLYRWSKAETEKPQTQQSSLTALWEAQQQLDAPRTRTGKIRALQESAALFSFLQANGIQSMQQLHEKITDMNSRYYDLRGKIVKAERRITTLTERREMWEQYNQYKSIHKQLAKVKPEKREQFEQRHSRELILYDAATRYLKDLKDNGEAITPKTWQLEIDQLAAGKQTDTLAMKSMREDLKAVERLRKTAEQLSRQERDKSHDREPER; this is translated from the coding sequence GTGTTCCCCATAGATTTCTGTCATATCCCCGTCAGTATCATCAAGCGCAGCGCAGGCCGTTCTGCTGTTGCCGCAGCTGCTTACCGCAGCGGAACCAAGCTGACAAATGAATGGGATGGAATGACCCACGACTACACCCGGAAAGGCGGCATTGTCCATGCGGAGATCATACTGCCTGCCCACGCCCCGCCGGAATTTGCAGACCGATCTATCCTCTGGAACAGCGTGGAGCAAATCGAGAAAGCAAGGGACAGCCAGCTTGCCCGCGAGATTGAAGCAGCCCTGCCCCGTGAACTGTCCGGCGAACAACAGCTCGCCCTTGTGCGTGCCTATGTGAAGGACAACTTTGTAGACAAAGGAATGTGTGCCGACTTTGCTATCCATGATAAGGGAACCGGCAACCCCCATGTTCATATCATGCTGACCGTCCGGCCCCTGAAAGAAAATGGCGCATGGGGCGCAAAGTGCCGCAAGGCATACGACCTGGACGAAAACGGCCAGCGTATCCCGGACGGGAAAGGCGGCTGGAAGAACCACCGGGAGGACACCACCGACTGGAACGACAAAGGGAATGTGGAGATTTGGCGGGCGGCATGGGCGGCCTGCACCAACCGGGCGTTGGAATCTGCCGGCAGACCGGAGCGCATTGACCATCGCAGCTACAGGAGGCAGGGCATTGATAAAATCCCCTCTGTCCATCTGGGGCCAGCTGCCAGCCAAATGGAAAAGCGCGGCATCCGCACCGACAAGGGAGAAGTAAACCGGCAGATCGCCGCCGACAACAAGCTGCTGAAAGAAATCAAAGCCCGCATTACCCGTCTTTATCGCTGGTCGAAAGCCGAAACGGAAAAACCACAAACACAGCAAAGCAGCTTGACCGCCTTGTGGGAGGCCCAGCAGCAGTTGGACGCTCCCCGCACCCGCACCGGCAAAATCCGGGCTTTGCAAGAAAGCGCTGCACTATTCAGCTTTTTGCAGGCAAACGGCATCCAGTCTATGCAGCAGCTTCATGAAAAAATCACTGATATGAACAGCCGTTACTATGACCTGCGCGGAAAGATCGTCAAGGCCGAGCGCCGGATCACTACCCTTACCGAGCGCAGGGAGATGTGGGAACAGTACAACCAGTACAAGTCCATCCACAAGCAGCTTGCCAAAGTAAAGCCGGAAAAGCGGGAACAGTTTGAGCAGCGCCACAGCCGGGAACTGATTCTGTATGACGCAGCGACCCGGTATCTGAAAGACTTGAAAGACAACGGCGAGGCAATCACCCCGAAGACATGGCAGCTGGAAATTGACCAGCTGGCCGCTGGAAAGCAGACGGACACGCTTGCCATGAAATCCATGCGGGAGGATTTGAAAGCAGTGGAACGGCTCCGCAAAACCGCCGAGCAGCTGTCCAGACAGGAACGGGACAAGTCTCACGACCGGGAGCCGGAGCGGTAA
- a CDS encoding DUF3847 domain-containing protein: MNEKITAHPQKEEREKVLKEIRQLENRKKILENKQRNEERRGRTRRLIERGAVLEGIFPLAPDLSGAEVKTFLIALSHLPGAAELTANLPKSGDTP, encoded by the coding sequence ATGAACGAAAAAATTACAGCCCACCCCCAAAAAGAAGAACGGGAGAAAGTCCTGAAGGAGATCCGGCAGCTTGAAAACCGCAAGAAGATTTTAGAGAACAAGCAGCGGAATGAAGAACGCAGGGGTCGTACCCGCCGCCTGATTGAGCGCGGAGCCGTTTTGGAGGGGATTTTCCCGCTGGCTCCCGACCTTTCCGGCGCGGAGGTCAAAACATTTCTGATTGCCCTGTCCCATCTTCCGGGGGCTGCGGAATTGACTGCAAACCTGCCAAAATCCGGGGACACGCCATAA